Proteins from a genomic interval of Alteromonas macleodii ATCC 27126:
- the rarD gene encoding EamA family transporter RarD, protein MSKQASAAQVGVICAIAAYSMWGVAPVYFKQLMVLPAAEILMHRVIWSVVLLVGLIAALKQWPKVGAAFRNKRVMQILFVAGLLLGANWLLFIWAINNDHILDASLGYYINPLINVFLGRLFLGERLRNLQRVAVGLAVIGVAILIFSYGHVPWIALVLAGSFSVYGLLRKQVAVDSLPGLFIETLMLSPFAIIYWVFFGSEYSNLFNNDATLNTLILAAGIVTTAPLLCFTAAARRIMYSTLGFFQYIGPTLMFILAVYLYGEPLEESRLVTFGFVWFALILFSADSLVNYRSQRKARKLAVE, encoded by the coding sequence TTGTCTAAGCAAGCCAGTGCCGCTCAAGTCGGCGTTATTTGTGCAATTGCCGCATATAGTATGTGGGGTGTTGCACCTGTTTATTTCAAACAGTTGATGGTATTGCCGGCTGCTGAAATCCTGATGCACAGGGTAATTTGGTCTGTGGTGCTGTTGGTTGGGCTTATTGCCGCGCTAAAGCAGTGGCCCAAAGTGGGCGCCGCCTTTCGCAATAAGCGCGTTATGCAGATTTTATTCGTTGCAGGGTTGTTACTCGGGGCGAATTGGCTCTTGTTTATTTGGGCAATTAATAACGACCATATTCTTGATGCAAGCCTTGGCTATTACATCAACCCTCTTATCAACGTATTTTTAGGGCGACTTTTCTTAGGTGAAAGGTTGCGTAACTTACAGCGTGTAGCCGTTGGGCTTGCCGTTATTGGCGTGGCTATTCTTATTTTCTCTTATGGCCACGTGCCGTGGATTGCCCTGGTGCTTGCGGGAAGTTTTAGTGTGTATGGCTTATTGCGCAAGCAAGTGGCTGTAGACTCGCTACCGGGCCTATTCATTGAAACTTTAATGCTCTCGCCATTCGCTATTATTTACTGGGTCTTCTTTGGCTCTGAGTACAGTAACTTATTTAATAACGACGCCACGCTAAATACCCTTATTTTAGCGGCTGGCATTGTAACTACCGCGCCACTACTTTGTTTTACCGCTGCAGCAAGGCGCATTATGTATTCAACGCTGGGCTTTTTTCAGTACATTGGCCCAACGCTTATGTTCATTCTGGCGGTTTACCTGTACGGCGAACCGCTTGAAGAGTCGCGCTTGGTGACCTTCGGCTTTGTGTGGTTTGCGCTTATCTTGTTTAGTGCAGATTCGCTAGTTAATTACCGCAGTCAGCGTAAAGCGCGAAAGCTAGCGGTGGAGTAG
- a CDS encoding diguanylate cyclase encodes MEKPAISKSRSQQASKVDKPTSNVHEHAETGRSFWPFKPLSGLYQDVFIILSWIAIWQIGRIVEYTEHASVWFPAAGYTLACFLVLGWRAVVPIMVAAIAITVWNGHNYLLPLSNVEMMWGGVLFGVAHMLPYYAGASVLGHLLRKPDVTTPQLIVSFLIIGCISSLVATQLVIGSLVLTNQMSAADIKEAMLPFWIGDMAGVVVLAPLFAGLLVKISAASKIDLLAFSNCASSDLHSYFKKVAINLALILFVMLLAKLTQSRDSAFAIFFLAITHMWIACTESTKRNVISLAISSLCIVLLVHIFALMDYVKVYQFALNVIAANALFGIAIPQLQADNALLKDRVFVDTLTQAYTREYLAQRSALEMAQSRESGSSLYFVMFDLDKFKRINDELGHVDGDNALRRLSQVTKDIVRKADVFARFGGDEFVLLLPNINEQNALNLVEKVREGINAIIISEVSLSSSFGVTLMQQSDTLETLIQRADRALYASKEKGGNTITLK; translated from the coding sequence ATGGAAAAACCTGCTATCTCGAAGTCAAGGTCGCAACAAGCGTCCAAGGTAGATAAGCCAACCTCGAATGTTCATGAACATGCCGAGACAGGTCGCTCTTTTTGGCCGTTTAAGCCACTGTCTGGCTTGTATCAAGATGTATTTATTATCTTGTCTTGGATTGCCATATGGCAAATTGGACGCATTGTTGAATACACTGAACACGCCAGTGTTTGGTTTCCTGCGGCAGGCTACACCCTTGCATGCTTCTTAGTTTTAGGTTGGCGCGCGGTAGTGCCTATTATGGTGGCCGCCATTGCGATTACCGTCTGGAATGGTCATAACTACTTGCTGCCGTTAAGTAACGTAGAAATGATGTGGGGCGGCGTGTTATTCGGCGTTGCACATATGCTCCCTTACTATGCAGGAGCCAGTGTTCTCGGCCATCTATTGAGAAAGCCCGACGTCACCACACCCCAATTAATCGTATCGTTCTTAATCATCGGCTGTATTTCGTCGTTAGTTGCTACGCAACTAGTCATTGGTTCACTTGTTCTCACTAATCAGATGTCAGCGGCGGATATTAAAGAAGCGATGCTGCCCTTTTGGATAGGGGATATGGCTGGTGTTGTAGTGCTTGCACCTCTTTTTGCTGGCTTGTTAGTAAAAATAAGTGCGGCATCTAAAATAGACCTCTTAGCATTTTCTAACTGCGCTTCATCCGATTTACACAGCTACTTTAAAAAAGTGGCAATCAATTTGGCCCTCATACTATTCGTCATGTTATTGGCAAAACTTACCCAGTCTCGTGACAGTGCATTTGCTATCTTTTTTCTCGCCATTACCCACATGTGGATAGCGTGTACTGAAAGTACAAAGCGTAATGTTATAAGCCTTGCTATAAGCAGCCTATGTATTGTTTTGCTAGTGCATATATTCGCCTTAATGGATTACGTCAAAGTGTATCAGTTTGCACTCAACGTTATTGCAGCCAACGCGTTGTTTGGTATAGCCATTCCTCAGTTACAAGCAGACAATGCTCTGCTCAAAGACCGTGTTTTTGTGGATACCTTAACCCAAGCTTATACGCGGGAGTATTTGGCTCAGCGCAGCGCACTAGAAATGGCTCAGAGCCGTGAATCTGGAAGCTCGCTTTATTTCGTTATGTTTGATTTAGATAAGTTTAAACGTATTAACGACGAATTAGGCCATGTAGACGGCGACAATGCATTGCGCCGCTTAAGTCAGGTGACGAAGGATATTGTGCGTAAAGCGGATGTTTTTGCCCGTTTCGGCGGCGACGAATTTGTACTGCTTCTGCCTAATATCAACGAGCAAAACGCCCTTAATTTGGTGGAAAAGGTACGTGAAGGTATAAACGCAATCATTATTTCAGAAGTGTCATTATCATCGAGCTTCGGCGTCACTCTTATGCAGCAAAGCGATACACTCGAGACGCTCATTCAGCGCGCCGACCGCGCACTCTACGCATCAAAAGAAAAAGGCGGCAACACAATAACCCTCAAATAA
- a CDS encoding thioesterase family protein gives MDKKTTNKDEAKGSETLNHELMIKHVIALFRDTMPFNQLLGLEFVTEGEGLDTQISLHLDWQPALTGNPMQKILHGGVTATMLDTIGGLVSIVETIKQTAREHLADLQVRLPTMGTVDMRVDYLRPGRGERFVATATIIRKGSKLVVCRMELHNEKGDHIAFGTGTYMLG, from the coding sequence GTGGATAAGAAAACGACTAATAAAGACGAAGCTAAGGGCAGCGAAACACTAAACCATGAACTAATGATTAAACATGTAATTGCGCTTTTTCGTGATACTATGCCGTTTAACCAGTTGCTGGGCTTGGAATTTGTTACTGAAGGAGAGGGGCTGGATACACAGATCTCCCTGCACCTTGATTGGCAACCAGCGCTGACCGGCAATCCAATGCAAAAAATCCTACACGGCGGTGTAACAGCGACTATGCTAGACACCATCGGTGGTTTAGTTTCAATTGTAGAAACCATCAAACAAACCGCACGTGAACACCTTGCGGACCTTCAAGTTAGATTGCCCACCATGGGCACAGTCGATATGCGCGTTGACTACTTAAGGCCGGGAAGAGGCGAGCGCTTTGTTGCGACAGCCACGATTATACGCAAGGGCAGTAAATTAGTGGTTTGTAGAATGGAATTGCACAATGAAAAAGGCGATCATATAGCCTTTGGCACGGGTACGTATATGCTGGGATAG
- the cysE gene encoding serine O-acetyltransferase yields the protein MTALTTPIDFWSTLKQEAQVVAEKEPLLSSYVHASVLAHHNFESSLSFILSNKMADDVMPALAIREVFDEAYLLEPGISEAAIADILAIKARDAAVNDYLTPLLHFKGFHAVQVHRMAHYLWVHGRHQLALFLQSRNSASFGVDIHPAARIGKGVMFDHATGIVVGETAVVEDNVSILQSVTLGGTGNESGDRHPKIRQGVLIGAGAKILGNIEIGEGSKVGAGSVVLNSVPAHVTVVGVPAKVVGRPVCQSPCESMRQNVLEDNSHV from the coding sequence ATGACCGCACTTACTACGCCCATCGATTTTTGGTCTACGCTGAAACAAGAAGCGCAAGTTGTTGCTGAAAAAGAGCCTTTGCTGTCTAGCTATGTGCATGCCAGTGTTCTTGCACATCACAACTTTGAATCGTCGCTAAGCTTTATTCTGTCGAACAAAATGGCAGACGACGTTATGCCTGCGCTCGCCATTCGTGAAGTTTTCGATGAAGCTTACTTACTTGAACCTGGCATCAGCGAAGCGGCTATTGCTGACATTCTAGCGATTAAGGCGCGGGATGCGGCGGTCAACGATTACCTTACTCCCTTACTTCACTTTAAAGGTTTTCATGCTGTGCAAGTACACCGCATGGCGCATTACCTTTGGGTTCATGGGCGTCATCAGCTTGCTTTATTCTTACAAAGCCGCAACTCGGCAAGCTTTGGTGTAGATATCCACCCTGCTGCGCGTATAGGTAAAGGCGTCATGTTTGACCATGCAACTGGCATTGTAGTGGGCGAAACTGCAGTGGTTGAAGACAACGTATCTATTTTGCAGAGCGTTACATTAGGTGGTACCGGTAACGAGTCGGGCGACCGCCACCCTAAAATTCGCCAAGGCGTGTTAATTGGCGCTGGCGCCAAGATCCTTGGAAATATTGAGATAGGTGAAGGCTCAAAAGTAGGCGCTGGTAGCGTTGTACTCAATAGTGTTCCAGCTCACGTTACTGTGGTGGGTGTTCCAGCTAAAGTGGTTGGGAGACCGGTTTGTCAAAGCCCATGTGAATCCATGCGCCAAAACGTACTAGAAGATAACTCCCACGTATAA
- a CDS encoding magnesium transporter, protein MAEPLPDLIEEIVTESMGDDPATLLATLAGQDEVYIASLLESLPVEKRLAVWEGIPRDRKLDVLVEMRSDPREILIDNTPHDEWASIFADIDAEDLLELLDSLPKRLVDMAYESLDSKERKYFREATQFPDNQIGHWVNHEQLVLPSNAKVREGLRLLRRDIPQHCDSIFLVNRSGQFSALVKISHLFNAQDHVSLFDLSEESVTTIQGADDTMNASLLVQRSGLASLPVVDENNKLLGRLDVTSASELVNEFYERQVMASAGMDEDEDLFSPVAKSAKNRALWLGINLLTAFLASWFIGLFEGTLQQVVALAVLMPVVASMGGIAGSQTLTLIVRGLALGQVTPANLRALMVKELKVGGVNGVIWALVIGVVAYFWFTDAMLGVVICLAILFNIVAAALAGVFVPVILDKLKIDPALSGSVILTTVTDIVGFVAFLGLGTLFLL, encoded by the coding sequence ATGGCAGAGCCATTACCAGATTTAATTGAAGAGATTGTTACCGAAAGTATGGGTGACGATCCGGCGACCTTGTTAGCCACCCTTGCGGGGCAAGACGAGGTATACATCGCATCACTGTTAGAATCGTTGCCCGTAGAAAAACGTTTGGCGGTATGGGAAGGCATTCCTCGCGACCGTAAGCTCGACGTATTGGTTGAGATGCGTAGCGACCCCCGTGAAATTCTTATCGACAATACGCCGCACGACGAATGGGCGTCTATTTTTGCTGATATTGACGCAGAAGATTTACTGGAACTACTCGATTCATTGCCAAAACGCCTTGTCGATATGGCCTATGAATCACTTGATTCTAAAGAGCGTAAGTACTTCAGAGAAGCGACACAATTCCCAGATAACCAAATAGGGCACTGGGTTAACCACGAGCAGTTAGTGTTACCTTCGAACGCGAAAGTGCGCGAAGGGCTACGCTTATTAAGACGTGACATACCTCAGCATTGTGACAGCATTTTTTTGGTGAACCGCTCAGGTCAATTTTCCGCGCTGGTTAAAATTAGCCACCTCTTCAATGCGCAAGATCACGTGTCGCTATTCGACTTGTCGGAAGAAAGTGTGACGACCATTCAAGGGGCTGACGACACTATGAATGCGTCGCTACTTGTTCAACGTTCTGGGCTTGCGTCGCTGCCGGTAGTTGACGAAAACAACAAGCTTCTCGGCCGATTAGATGTGACCTCTGCAAGTGAGTTGGTTAACGAGTTTTACGAACGCCAAGTGATGGCCTCGGCCGGTATGGATGAGGACGAAGATTTATTCTCGCCTGTGGCGAAAAGTGCGAAAAATCGTGCCCTTTGGCTTGGCATTAACTTGCTTACCGCATTTTTAGCTTCGTGGTTTATTGGATTGTTCGAAGGCACCCTTCAACAAGTGGTTGCCCTTGCGGTACTGATGCCGGTAGTGGCAAGTATGGGAGGCATTGCAGGTAGTCAAACGCTAACCCTGATTGTACGCGGCTTGGCGTTGGGGCAGGTCACGCCTGCCAACTTACGGGCGCTGATGGTGAAAGAGCTTAAAGTAGGCGGCGTAAATGGCGTGATTTGGGCCTTGGTAATTGGCGTTGTTGCTTATTTCTGGTTTACCGATGCCATGTTAGGGGTGGTTATCTGTTTGGCCATACTGTTCAACATTGTAGCCGCCGCACTTGCAGGCGTGTTTGTACCTGTAATATTGGACAAGCTGAAAATAGACCCTGCACTGTCGGGGTCGGTCATTTTGACTACCGTAACCGACATTGTAGGCTTTGTAGCATTCTTAGGTTTGGGCACACTGTTTCTGCTGTAG
- the recQ gene encoding DNA helicase RecQ — protein MTTAIAPSELAPETQRVKTPETVLKDVFGYDAFRDGQGEVIHQVCEGKDALVLLPTGGGKSLCYQIPALVRQGTAIVVSPLISLMQDQVEQLKALGVKAAYLNSTLEADEQARINDALQAGKLDLLYVSPERLMQYYFQQSLAHADIALFAIDEAHCVSHWGHDFRQDYRALGQIKSRFPSIPVIGLTATADSATQADILTQLNLNNPLVYKGSFDRPNIRYRVMSKYKAFDQVVAYVKQQEGSGIIYCNSRAKVDDLHAKLFRQGFRCAAYHAGMDNDERELVQRQFLNDKIDIVVATVAFGMGINKSNVRYVVHHDVPRSVESYYQETGRAGRDGLESEALLLFDEKDAARVKQWIEQGEIAERNQIELQKFAAMEAFSEAQTCRRQVLLNYFSQFSDSACGNCDICLDPPKMIDGLVIAQKVLSCVLRLSQQASSQYVIDVLRGKQLRRLQEAGHYQLSTYGIGKDKSDSYWHNIINQLVHKGLIRVDITAHAALRLTEAARPVLKGEVAVQLAVPRLEFKPDKKKAKQAPANYDRTLFTRLKHLRKVLAEENEVPPYVVFSDATLVDMACKLPTTRNTLLDVSGVGQTKLERYGEAFIQLIDDYINREH, from the coding sequence ATGACAACTGCAATAGCTCCATCAGAATTAGCGCCAGAAACGCAACGTGTAAAAACACCAGAAACCGTCTTAAAAGATGTATTTGGTTACGATGCTTTTCGCGACGGTCAAGGCGAAGTCATTCACCAAGTATGTGAAGGTAAAGACGCACTTGTTTTGCTTCCAACAGGTGGTGGCAAGTCGCTGTGCTATCAAATTCCTGCGTTAGTGCGCCAGGGCACCGCTATTGTTGTGTCACCGCTTATATCGCTTATGCAGGACCAAGTAGAACAGCTTAAAGCGCTGGGCGTAAAAGCTGCCTATCTCAATTCAACGCTAGAAGCAGACGAACAAGCACGCATAAATGACGCACTTCAAGCAGGAAAGCTCGACTTGCTCTACGTGTCGCCTGAGCGTTTAATGCAGTACTATTTTCAGCAGTCGCTTGCGCACGCCGACATTGCCTTATTTGCCATTGATGAAGCGCACTGCGTTTCCCATTGGGGGCACGATTTCAGGCAGGATTATCGCGCTCTGGGGCAAATAAAATCTCGCTTCCCCTCTATTCCTGTTATTGGACTCACAGCGACTGCAGATTCAGCGACCCAAGCAGACATACTGACGCAGCTAAACCTTAACAACCCGCTGGTTTATAAAGGCAGCTTCGACAGACCTAATATCCGCTACCGCGTAATGAGCAAGTACAAAGCCTTTGATCAAGTTGTTGCTTACGTAAAACAGCAAGAAGGTAGCGGCATTATTTACTGTAACAGTCGCGCTAAAGTCGACGACCTGCACGCTAAATTATTCAGACAAGGTTTTCGCTGCGCGGCCTATCACGCGGGTATGGACAACGACGAGCGAGAGCTGGTACAACGCCAGTTCCTTAACGATAAAATTGATATTGTGGTGGCCACCGTTGCCTTTGGCATGGGTATCAACAAATCGAACGTGCGTTATGTGGTTCACCACGATGTTCCGCGCAGTGTTGAAAGCTATTATCAGGAGACCGGCCGAGCGGGGCGAGACGGCTTGGAGTCTGAAGCTTTACTATTGTTCGACGAAAAAGACGCAGCCCGCGTAAAACAGTGGATAGAGCAAGGGGAAATAGCCGAGCGTAACCAAATAGAGTTACAAAAATTTGCAGCTATGGAAGCTTTTTCAGAAGCACAAACCTGTCGTAGACAAGTACTCCTGAATTACTTTTCGCAGTTCAGCGACAGCGCCTGTGGCAACTGCGACATTTGCCTAGACCCACCTAAGATGATCGACGGTTTGGTGATTGCACAAAAAGTACTGTCGTGTGTACTTCGGCTCTCACAGCAAGCCTCTAGCCAGTATGTCATTGATGTTTTGCGAGGCAAGCAGCTTAGGCGCCTTCAGGAAGCAGGCCACTACCAGCTTTCCACATACGGCATAGGTAAAGATAAGTCGGATAGCTACTGGCACAACATTATCAACCAGCTTGTTCATAAAGGCCTTATACGCGTTGATATTACTGCTCATGCCGCGTTGCGTTTAACCGAGGCCGCACGACCAGTACTCAAGGGCGAGGTCGCGGTTCAGCTTGCCGTTCCGCGACTTGAATTTAAGCCCGACAAGAAAAAAGCAAAACAAGCGCCTGCTAACTACGACCGAACGTTGTTCACCCGTCTTAAGCACTTACGCAAAGTGTTGGCCGAAGAAAATGAAGTGCCGCCGTATGTGGTATTTAGTGACGCCACCTTAGTGGATATGGCGTGTAAACTCCCCACTACGCGCAACACCTTACTTGATGTAAGCGGCGTAGGCCAAACCAAACTCGAGCGCTATGGTGAGGCTTTTATCCAGCTTATTGATGATTACATAAATCGAGAGCACTGA
- a CDS encoding diguanylate cyclase: MVSTNRVLRSKTVSLLQRHNFIAFECLTATDAMQCLSEHKNVRLVITDNTLPDMTGTHFVASLRKAFSKEQLAIMGVAGGKGMLMSAHFIKSGANDFLRVPYCHEEFLCRVMQNVEYIESVEEIRRVANTDYLTGLPNRRHFFYMVTVQHQNLSEDHALALIDLDFFKSINDTHGHDAGDIVLKAMAALIEFYFPDEIISRFGGEEFCIYMPSTPLKEACERLDDFRKVVEAEIIQLPKSDIKVTCSIGVSGAHTQRVDKLLSLADKQLYAAKNSGRNQVKCEPPDVPQQEQASLL, from the coding sequence GTGGTAAGCACTAATCGGGTGTTGCGCTCAAAAACCGTTTCATTACTTCAGCGCCATAATTTTATTGCGTTTGAATGCCTAACGGCTACAGACGCTATGCAATGCTTGTCTGAACACAAAAACGTACGTCTTGTTATCACTGACAACACGTTGCCTGATATGACAGGCACGCACTTTGTCGCCAGTTTAAGAAAAGCCTTTTCGAAAGAGCAGTTGGCAATTATGGGCGTTGCTGGAGGCAAAGGCATGTTAATGTCTGCGCACTTTATTAAAAGTGGTGCAAATGACTTCTTACGAGTGCCCTACTGTCATGAAGAATTCTTGTGTCGCGTGATGCAGAACGTGGAATATATTGAGAGCGTTGAAGAAATTCGTCGTGTGGCCAACACCGACTATTTAACAGGTTTGCCTAACAGGCGCCACTTCTTCTACATGGTTACTGTACAACACCAAAACCTGTCTGAAGATCACGCTCTCGCCCTTATTGACCTAGACTTTTTCAAATCGATAAACGATACCCATGGCCATGACGCAGGTGACATTGTGCTAAAAGCCATGGCGGCCCTTATTGAGTTTTATTTTCCAGACGAAATTATTTCCCGCTTTGGTGGCGAAGAGTTTTGTATATACATGCCGTCAACACCACTAAAAGAAGCCTGTGAGCGTTTAGACGACTTCAGAAAAGTGGTGGAAGCAGAAATTATTCAGCTGCCTAAAAGCGACATTAAAGTGACCTGCAGTATTGGGGTAAGTGGCGCCCACACTCAGCGCGTAGATAAGCTACTAAGCCTTGCCGACAAGCAGCTTTATGCCGCCAAAAATAGTGGGCGTAACCAAGTGAAGTGCGAACCACCAGATGTTCCTCAGCAAGAGCAAGCTTCACTGCTTTAG
- a CDS encoding glutathione S-transferase, which produces MLTLHHLNNSRSQRILWLLEELGVDYKIEFYQRDSKTNLAPDSLRAVHPLGRSPVLTTPHGAIAESGAIVEYLVRHHATDAFSVPQDPEALQQYWFWLHFAEGSLMPPLVANLVLEKARQKGSKPFFIKPITNKLIDGILNAYYGPNLGQSLRYVESYLAKNTWFAGDAPSGADVQMIFPLESLVASGRAKDFTAIQGYVKRVHAREAYKAALEKGGEYAYA; this is translated from the coding sequence ATGCTAACACTTCACCATTTAAATAACTCTCGCTCGCAGCGAATTTTGTGGCTTCTTGAAGAGCTGGGCGTAGATTACAAAATAGAATTCTATCAACGAGACAGTAAAACAAACCTAGCGCCGGATTCATTGCGCGCTGTTCATCCGCTGGGACGCTCTCCGGTGCTTACTACGCCGCACGGTGCTATTGCCGAGTCTGGTGCTATTGTGGAATACCTTGTTCGCCACCACGCTACAGACGCATTTTCTGTACCTCAAGACCCAGAGGCACTTCAACAGTATTGGTTTTGGCTGCATTTCGCTGAAGGTTCGCTAATGCCGCCACTAGTGGCAAACTTAGTGCTGGAGAAAGCGCGTCAAAAAGGTTCGAAGCCTTTCTTTATTAAGCCAATTACTAACAAACTGATAGACGGTATTTTAAATGCCTATTATGGCCCTAATTTAGGGCAGAGCTTACGCTATGTGGAATCTTACTTAGCGAAAAATACTTGGTTTGCGGGTGACGCGCCTAGTGGCGCTGATGTTCAAATGATATTTCCGTTAGAGTCGTTGGTAGCCAGCGGGCGTGCGAAAGACTTTACTGCCATACAAGGTTACGTAAAACGGGTTCATGCTAGAGAAGCCTACAAAGCTGCGCTTGAGAAAGGGGGGGAATATGCTTACGCCTAG
- the uvrD gene encoding DNA helicase II: MDVSRLLDELNDKQREAVAAPLSNALVLAGAGSGKTRVLVHRIAWLMEVENIAPFSILAVTFTNKAAKEMRGRIESLMGRSLHNMWIGTFHGLAHRLLRAHHAEANLPENFQIIDSDDQYRLIRRILKAMNLDEKHWAPRQIQWYINGNKDEGLRPQHIETHGDHIQKTMREVYAAYQDACDRSGLVDFAELLLRAHELWAKNPEVLVHYQRRFRAVLVDEFQDTNNIQYAWLRMLCSGGNNNIMIVGDDDQSIYGWRGANVDNIQHFLKDFNEPTTIRLEQNYRSTGNILKAANTVIDNNTGRLGKELWTEDAQGELISVYAGFNELDEARFIVSKIKDWLNQGNALTDTAILYRNNAQSRVLEEALLHEGLAYRIYGGLRFFERQEIKDALGYMRMVSHPHDDAAFERVVNTPSRGIGEKTLSQVRDTARMHNCSMWQACQLLINEGGFKGRALNAMQSFVLLITELEQSTLDEPLDQQADKAIRQSGLYAMYQAERGEKAQARLENLEELVTACKTFIVPEEAEEMSPLAAFLAHASLEAGETQADKDQDAVQMMTIHTAKGLEFPLVFLAGVEEGMFPSQMTNDEPGRMEEERRLCYVGMTRAMQKLYITYAESRRLYGQDKYHTASRFIREMPADCVEEVRLKSTISRPVHNRFSQATSHASFEETGFSLGERVVHRKFGEGIVLNYEGSGEHGRVQVNFDEFGSKWLVLAYAKLEKA; encoded by the coding sequence ATGGATGTATCTCGACTGCTAGACGAGCTAAACGACAAACAGCGTGAAGCAGTAGCAGCCCCACTATCTAACGCCCTAGTTTTGGCTGGCGCGGGCAGTGGTAAAACCCGCGTATTAGTGCATCGCATTGCGTGGTTAATGGAAGTTGAAAACATCGCCCCTTTTTCTATTTTGGCAGTGACCTTTACCAATAAAGCAGCCAAAGAAATGCGCGGCCGAATAGAGTCGTTGATGGGTCGCAGCCTGCACAATATGTGGATTGGTACCTTCCACGGGCTTGCGCATCGCTTACTACGCGCGCACCATGCAGAAGCCAACTTGCCTGAGAATTTTCAGATAATTGATTCGGACGATCAGTATCGACTTATTCGCCGCATTCTGAAGGCCATGAACCTGGACGAAAAGCATTGGGCGCCTCGTCAAATTCAGTGGTACATAAATGGCAACAAAGACGAAGGCTTGCGCCCTCAGCACATTGAAACCCACGGCGATCATATTCAAAAGACCATGCGCGAAGTCTATGCGGCATATCAAGACGCTTGCGACCGTTCAGGCTTAGTAGATTTTGCTGAACTGTTGCTACGCGCACATGAATTATGGGCTAAAAACCCAGAAGTACTAGTCCACTATCAACGTCGTTTCCGTGCAGTGTTGGTAGACGAATTCCAAGATACCAACAATATCCAATATGCATGGCTTCGTATGCTGTGTAGTGGTGGTAATAATAACATTATGATTGTTGGCGACGACGATCAGTCTATTTACGGCTGGCGCGGCGCGAACGTAGATAATATTCAGCACTTCCTGAAAGACTTCAACGAGCCTACTACTATTCGCCTTGAGCAGAATTACCGCTCTACAGGAAACATTCTTAAAGCGGCGAACACGGTTATCGACAACAATACGGGCCGTTTAGGGAAAGAACTTTGGACAGAAGACGCGCAAGGCGAGCTTATTTCTGTATATGCGGGTTTCAACGAGCTAGATGAAGCGCGCTTTATTGTTTCGAAAATCAAAGATTGGCTTAATCAAGGCAACGCCCTTACTGATACCGCTATTCTTTATCGAAACAACGCCCAGTCTCGAGTACTGGAAGAAGCCTTGCTACACGAAGGGCTGGCGTATCGCATATACGGCGGCCTGCGCTTCTTCGAGCGCCAAGAAATTAAAGACGCCCTTGGCTATATGCGCATGGTAAGCCACCCGCACGATGACGCTGCTTTTGAACGCGTGGTTAACACCCCAAGTCGCGGTATTGGTGAGAAAACCTTATCGCAAGTGCGCGACACCGCGCGAATGCACAACTGTTCAATGTGGCAGGCGTGTCAGTTGCTCATTAATGAAGGTGGCTTCAAAGGCCGCGCGCTAAACGCTATGCAAAGCTTTGTGTTGCTAATTACTGAGCTAGAGCAATCCACGTTAGATGAGCCCCTTGACCAACAAGCCGATAAAGCTATTCGCCAATCTGGTCTGTACGCCATGTACCAAGCAGAGCGCGGAGAAAAAGCCCAAGCACGTCTAGAAAACTTGGAAGAATTGGTTACTGCATGTAAAACCTTTATCGTGCCTGAAGAAGCCGAAGAAATGTCGCCTCTGGCAGCCTTTCTAGCTCATGCGTCGCTGGAAGCAGGTGAAACCCAGGCGGATAAAGACCAGGATGCCGTGCAAATGATGACCATTCACACCGCTAAAGGCCTTGAATTTCCACTGGTATTCTTAGCAGGTGTAGAAGAAGGCATGTTCCCTAGCCAAATGACTAACGACGAGCCAGGTCGAATGGAAGAGGAACGCAGACTTTGCTATGTTGGTATGACCAGAGCAATGCAAAAGTTGTATATTACTTATGCAGAAAGTCGTCGACTCTATGGCCAAGATAAGTATCATACTGCTTCTCGATTTATTCGCGAAATGCCAGCAGACTGCGTTGAAGAGGTTAGGCTGAAATCGACTATTTCGCGGCCCGTGCACAACCGCTTTAGCCAAGCGACGTCGCACGCGAGTTTTGAAGAAACGGGCTTTAGTTTAGGTGAGCGAGTTGTACACCGTAAATTTGGCGAAGGGATCGTACTTAACTACGAAGGGAGTGGTGAGCACGGTCGAGTTCAAGTAAACTTCGACGAATTTGGCAGCAAATGGCTGGTACTTGCTTACGCAAAGCTGGAGAAAGCGTAA